The Stigmatella erecta genome window below encodes:
- a CDS encoding sensor histidine kinase, with protein MARASPPIVLSFRRTFALLIVLVVLPSAGLSGFGVVAIINERAAVEKRLEAAWHGTLKALVKDLPQELRQARFVERGEELDLVNTPGRVLSNASFWIEGGKVTCSDAPLALALNAVLTDLSHLPPDPTVFSLYVGGLPVLIAAERHGNGVRGTQLSTTAVEALLTELAERYLASPEPVLFALRPIPRETNEGLMGRLMSEVVQARASALGPQVLADQVLAAPLQDFQLVVLPTGEDPVARASTRNRVVYGVLLGLFYLTLTFGVVYTGRVLYREAKLSRLKTDFVSLVSHELRTPLTSIRMFIETLALGRLKDPAQIQEVLQLLTRETERLSVLIERVLDWARLESGRKEYQRERIAVADVVDTAVAAFRAQRLDGGMDLKVEVPSGLPPVDVDRHAMAGALLNLLQNAYKYSGQDKRIALTVRAYRRWVAFSVEDNGVGIAPRDRQRIFERFYRVDNLLTRKTEGSGLGLAITKRIIEAHGGRISVQSKLGRGSLFTIQLPAGKA; from the coding sequence GTGGCCCGTGCCTCGCCCCCCATCGTCCTGAGCTTCCGGCGCACCTTCGCGCTGCTCATCGTGCTGGTGGTGCTGCCCTCGGCGGGGCTGTCGGGCTTCGGCGTGGTGGCCATCATCAACGAGCGCGCCGCGGTGGAGAAGCGCCTGGAGGCCGCCTGGCACGGCACCCTCAAGGCGCTGGTCAAGGACCTGCCCCAGGAGCTGCGCCAGGCCCGCTTCGTGGAGCGCGGCGAGGAGCTGGACCTGGTGAACACGCCAGGCCGGGTGCTCTCCAACGCCTCCTTCTGGATCGAAGGGGGCAAGGTGACGTGCTCGGATGCCCCCCTGGCGCTCGCGCTCAACGCGGTGCTCACCGACCTGAGCCACCTGCCCCCGGACCCCACCGTCTTCTCCTTATATGTGGGGGGCCTGCCGGTGCTCATCGCCGCCGAGCGGCACGGCAACGGGGTGCGCGGCACCCAGCTGTCCACCACCGCCGTGGAGGCGCTGCTGACGGAGCTGGCCGAGCGCTACCTGGCCTCCCCGGAGCCGGTGCTCTTCGCGCTGAGGCCCATCCCCCGGGAGACCAACGAGGGGCTCATGGGCCGGCTCATGTCCGAGGTGGTGCAGGCCCGGGCGAGCGCCCTGGGCCCCCAGGTGCTGGCGGACCAGGTGCTCGCGGCGCCGCTGCAGGACTTCCAGCTGGTGGTGCTCCCCACGGGCGAGGACCCGGTGGCGCGCGCCTCCACGCGCAACCGCGTGGTGTACGGCGTGCTGCTGGGCCTGTTCTACCTGACGCTCACCTTCGGGGTGGTGTACACCGGCCGGGTCCTCTACCGGGAGGCGAAGCTGTCGCGGCTGAAGACGGACTTCGTCTCGCTGGTGAGCCACGAGCTGCGCACCCCGCTGACCTCCATCCGCATGTTCATCGAGACGCTGGCGCTGGGCAGGCTGAAGGACCCCGCGCAGATACAGGAGGTGCTCCAGCTGCTCACGCGGGAGACCGAGCGGCTGTCGGTCCTCATCGAGCGGGTGCTGGACTGGGCGCGCCTGGAGAGCGGGCGCAAGGAGTACCAGCGCGAGCGCATCGCGGTGGCCGACGTGGTGGACACGGCGGTGGCGGCCTTCCGGGCCCAGCGCCTGGACGGGGGCATGGACCTGAAGGTGGAGGTGCCCAGCGGCCTGCCCCCGGTGGACGTGGACCGGCACGCCATGGCCGGCGCCCTGCTCAACCTGCTGCAGAACGCCTACAAGTACAGTGGGCAGGACAAGCGCATCGCCCTCACCGTCCGCGCGTACCGGCGGTGGGTGGCCTTCTCCGTGGAGGACAATGGGGTGGGAATCGCACCCAGGGACCGCCAGCGCATCTTCGAGCGCTTCTACCGGGTGGACAACCTGCTGACCCGCAAGACGGAGGGCAGCGG